The region ATCCGGCTGCGCAATGTCCGCCATGAGTTCATAAACGGTTACCGTGACTTCATCCTTTTCTTCGCAGCATTCAATAAATGAAATATCATCCAATCCACACAGACTAAACATCCCTGTACCTCCATAATTTGCGAAGCAAATATTTGCTGAGGTGGAAGCCCCTGAATTCCAGGTAAAAGTTCCGTCATTCTCCAGACACAATCCGCTTAATGCATCCACCTGCCCAATTAAATTTCCATTGATCTTCACACCAATGGAAGGTGGAGAGCCAAGTATATAAAGGATACCAAAAACTTTGAAGTAAATTTTATAAACTGTATTGGGATTTACCGTAACGGTTTGACAAAGTATATTTACTGCAGGTCCGGTAGGTGTGATGGCCATGGTAAATGCTCCGATGTTTGGGTTGCAACCAAATGCAGTGGCAATCTGCGGTACCGACATCACCATATATCCACCCGTGGACATCACAAAATTGTTGATGTTGGTGTATGGAGTATAGGAGGAAGTCGATGGAGCGATGCTGCCATTTTCAAATCCGCCGTTGAGAAATTTGTTGCCGGACATGCCTCTTGCTGTCAAGGTGTATGTCGTGGTGGACATCGGATTGGCTACCGGATTGAGTACATTGGGGTTGCTCAAGCCATCCGGTGGATCCCAGGTATAAGAACTAAAGCCACCACTGACATTTGCATTTAACTGTTTTCCCACACCTTCACAAATGGTGATGTCGGGCCCTGCATTCACTACAATATTACAGCCATTAGGCATGGAGGCCACCGAAGAAGGGTTAACAAATTGCTCACTTCTTAATTTTAATTGTGCTCCAGCCTGGAAAGAAAAAAATACTGCACACAGAATTAGTATCCAATTACACTTCATTAACTCTTCAATTTATCTTAGTAATGTTACATCGCCCTTAAGGGTCCATTTTTTACCATTCAAAGCTTCCACTTCAACCCAGTATACATAAACTCCCGGATTACATTTCTGACCTTTGAAATTCCCATCCCATCCATGATCAGGTAGATTGGGAAATGTATTTTTTATTTCAAACACTTTTTCTCCCCAACGGTCAAAGATTTGAAAGACATTAATTTTTATTACTTCATTGTCGGGTCCGTACACAAAAACCCGATCGTGAATATTGTCTCCATTAGGTGCAAACACATTCGGCACATAGACATCCGGCGTTTTAACTTTCACTTTAATGAGTGAAATAGATTCACATCCATTCTCGTCGATAACTTTCACCGTGTAGTCTGTATTGACCAATGGTTTTGCAACAGGATTCAGACAATCGCTGCAACTCAATCCGGCAACCGGTGACCACTCTACTGATTTAATTTTGGAAGGATCGATGTTAATAGTCAACAACAACTGTTCTTCAGATCCTAAATCCAACTGCAGCTCCGGTGGTAAATCAGTTATGATAAATGGTGTCTGGATGATTTCAAAATTTTGATAAATTCACATCCCGCATCATCTACCACGAGCAAATCATAAAAACCGGGACTCAGTTTACTGAAATCTGGTTTACTGCTAAATGTTAGGCCCTGATCGAGGGAGTACTTGTAATTACCGTGCCCACCTACCAAACTCAAAATACTGATCGAACCAAACAAATCTCCACAGATCGGGGAGACCGTCTTCAGGTTGACATCTTTTATCAAATTGGCGTCTTCAATTACCTGAACCGGTTTAACAGTCTTGCAGCCATTCACAGGATTTTCAACACTCACTTGATAAATTCCTGCGGTGGAAACTTTGTGCACGGCCTGATTGGAAATATTTTTTCCCTGAGCATCTGTCCAGCTAATTCTATTGCCGGATAAATCTCCAAAAACATTTAAAGTGGATTCAAGATTTTTACAATTGATGCTGTCCGCATTTGCAGTAATCTGAGGGCGTGTCGTGTCTGCAAAAATATTTAACAAACCCAGTGTTGCACAACCATTTCCTGAAGTAACGATGAGCTGATACAATCCGGGAACACTTGTTTTTTCTAAAGGTAAATTACTTGTAAACCCTCCCGGTCCGGTCCATCGCACCTTGTCCTGCAGGTTCTGAAGTTTAACCAACAAATCGGCTTGTAGATTAAGACATGAAATCGTGTCATTTGCAATTTGAATTACAGGCTTCATAGTATCCACCGGCACATCCAGTATTGCATCCTGAGTGCAGAAATTAGCTGCAGTCACCCTTACACTGAATCTTCCACCTTCTGCAGTAGAAAGATCGCGGATGGTTTGCTTTTGTCCTGAAGGGGCGGTCCACTCTATCAAAGAGGATGCAGATGCAGTCTGAGCCTTCAGTGTAATAATTCTTTTATTGCAATTAATCGTATCTCCTGCAACAATCAGATTTGGTTTTACGGTATCCTGGAATACAAAAATAGAGTCGGTGTAAGCACAATTGTTTGCAGTCTGCAAATTTAAAATATAATATCCTCCTCTGTTTACCTTGACGGTATTCTGATTGGAATTAAAACTTCCCGGACCTATCCAACTGATCCTTGGATTCTGGGTCGCTGAAATGTATGAGAGATCAATCTGGGTTTTCTTACAATTCAGACTGTCTCCTTTTAAAACAAACCTTGGCAAAGCGGTATCCTGCACGACTGCATAATCCAATTCAGAAGAGCAGCCTCTTGGATTCGTAACCTTGATTTTGTAAACTCCTCCTGATGAAATGCTGACATCTTTTTGAGTGGAGTTGAAGGTGCCGGGGCCAGACCAGAGATAATTTAAAGAGTCTTTACTGGATAAAGCAGTAAGGGTAATGTTTTTAACTGCGCAATCAAGTGTATCGCCCAGCACGGTTAGATCAGGTTTGTCTCTGTCCGCAATGATTTTTAGGATTAATGAATCTTTACAGCCATTCCTGTTGTGTGCAATCAGCAGATAGTCGCCTGGATTTTTAACAAAAGGATTCAGTACATCGGAAAAATAATTGTTATTCAATTTCCACTCCAAGGTACCATCGTGATTAACAGCGTTGGCAAAAAGTTTAATAGAATCCAGCAAACAATTTAATACATCATCTCTTCCCGATAATTGAGGACGATTAAAATCTTCTGTTACTGCAAAGTCAATGATACTTTCACAAAAGTTTGCAGCAGAAATTTTTAGTTTATAGTTACCGGATCTTGAAATAGATGGAAATGTTTCTTTTGAATTAAAACCTCCCGGACCCGTCCAATCAAAGATGATCGAAGAAGAATCGCCATTGTGCTTTACAATAAAATCCGGGTGCAAACAATTCAGTGTATCCGTGGCAATATTCAATTTTGGAGCAATCGTATCCACGGTTACTTTTATCAGTATACTGTCTGCACAACCGTTTTTAGAAACAGCAGAAAAAATAAAATCGCCGCCATAATCAACGGTCAAATCCTTTTGCTGGTAACGATTACCAAACGGGTCTTTCCAATTTAACACTGCACCCGGATCATTTGTCTGACCTGCAAGGGTAGTCAAACGGCGTAGACAATTGAGGGTATCGTCCTTTGAAGAAAGTACTGGTTTATCCGTATCACGAACAATGTCCACCACTAAAGAATCCTGACAGAAATTATTGGATTCCAGGGAGAATTTATATTTACCCGCTTTAAAAAATTTATAAGTAAAAGAATCCTGTTGCAAAAAGCCATCGGTTCCAGAGATAAATAAATTCTTGTACTTGCTGTTGCGATTTATGATCAAGGTTGCTGAATCTTGCAGACAGTTGATGGTGTCCACATGAAAATCAATTTGAGGTTTATTTTTATCCACTGCCACATACACAGAATCAAAACGGATACATCCTGAAGGTGTAGTAGTTTTTACATAGTAAAGACCACTGTCTGCGGTAGTCCAATTGGGTCCGGTTTTTGTTTTACCTTTTGGACCGCTCCATTCGAACATTGAATTAGGAATAGAAGAATTTACGTTGAGAAAGCTGCTGTCCGTTTTGCAATTGATGGAATTGGCATTCATCACAATTTTTGGGTTGTCGGCACGACCAATAATTTTAATTGAATCTATTCTTTTACAATTGTAAGCATCCGTTACGGTAACGTAATAAGTACCTGATTCGAAAACCAAAGGATCTTTTACATCGGCATTGTAACCATTGGGACCATTCCAGTCATAGGTGACATCCTGATCGCTGGTAGTTGTTTTGATCAGCGCAAAATTCTTTCCACAACCTATGGTGTCTTTGGTAGAAAGATTTATCACCGGCGGAGTTTTATTTCCCATGACCTCTACCGTAACAGTTTTGCAACAGTTTGGCAAAGGACTGCACACAGTAAGGTTGTAAGTTCCGGGTCCATCTATCGTAGGTTGCAAGGTTTTGTCACCACTGAGAATTTTTCCGGGTGAAGCGGTCCACTGGTAAGTCCAACCCGGACCTTTGGAAGAACCGTTTCCATTCAACTGTATGATGTACTTATCGCAGGTAATGATTTCAGGATCTTCGATTTCTGCAATAATTTCCTGCACATCAACCTCTACTGTATCTCTGATTTCACAAATTTTATTCAACACAATATCATCAATGGCAAAATCATTTCCACCGGTGGCGGTATTTTGATTGACGATGCAGATTTCAATACTGGTATTTCCTCCACTGTTGAAGGATGCAAAAAATTTCTCCCAGGCACACACCGCCCCGCTTGAATTAAAAATCGGACCAACGGTACTTCCATTCACACTTACCTGGAGAATGGCCGGGAAGCAGGGGACACAGATGCACACCAAAAAGAAAATTCATAATCCATATCCGGCATTACCGGCACTTGCTGACACCATACATTCTGCAAACTAGCCGCTCCATTCAACACCATCATAAGTCCACCTCCGGAGGTATGATCCCCACAGCTGCCCCATGCAGAGTGTCCCAACTGAGGATTGGTTATTACATCATAAGTTCCCTCACAATCCAAATACCCAAAACCATAACATGGTGTAGATCCCACTGCATAATCAGTGGTATATCCGGTTCTACCCGAACTAAAAGTCCCATTGATGACTAGATTGGTTGGGTCAAGTCCTTTAGCCACCAAATAGTAAGTCATGGGACCAAAAACGGTGACCTTAGGGGTCAGAGACTTTGGTCCGCTGAGATTGATGGTAGGTTCCCAAAAAAATTCCTTTGGGTTACCAGTGATCTTCCCATTTAAAGTAACCATATCGCCCGGACGGCAGACCAGCATGTCCTTTCCGGCATCGACTTTAAAGTTACACTGGGCTATAAGCCCATAAACCAACGAAGTATAAATAGAAAAAAGTAAGATTAATCTTTTCACATGGTTCCAATAAGGGTCTTAAAGTTAACCCTTTTCTTAAAATTCATGCAATGAAAAATAATTTCGAAAAGTGCCTCAAATTTTCCACAAAAATTATTCAAACACTCCAACGCAACAATTGAAAAATGAAGAACCTACCAATCCTTTTCTCTTCTTTCTTTCTTGCGGTTCATCCGCTGTAGCTTTTCTTTCACTTTCTTATCCTTATCATCCACCATTTTAAGCAGCTGCTCAGCTTCATCTTTTTTTAAGTCACCATTACTCGGTGACTGATTTTCTTCCGCGTCAGGTTTTTCTTCCGGACTTTTTTTATCCTTCTGTTGTTGTTGTTGTTGTTGTTGTTGTTGCTGTTGTTGTTGCTGTTGCTGTTGTTGTTGTTGTTGTTGCTGTTGTTGCTGTTGTTGCTGTTGTTGAATTCTTTGTTGCTGCAATGCTTGTGCCAGATTAATTTTGGTTTCTTTGTCCCGGGGATTTAGTTTTAATGATTGTTTATAAGCTTCCACACTTTTATCATATTCCTTCTTTGCAAAATGAGTATTACCCAAATTGTAAAATGCATTTGATTTTTTCTGATCATCGGCCCCTTCCTGACCAAGGCTTTTTTCATAAGCAGATTTTGCTTCATCCAATCTCCCTTGTTGATAGAGACTGTTTCCTATATTAAACTGTTGATCAAAATAGGGCTTAATTCCATTTACCTTGCGGTACATTTCTTCCGCTTCCAGAAAATTTGAATCCCTGTATAACTTATCTGCTTTGCGCGACCACATTTCAGGATTCTGAGCCAACAAAAACCCACTTGAAAACCAAAGAAATAAAATCAGGATTTTCATTTTTACAAAGCTTTTTTATAATTAAAAAATCCATCTAAAATCAACAATAATAAAGCTAAAAATAAAGGCCACTGGTAATAGGATTCATAATCATTAAAAGATTGATAACTCAAATCCTTTTTCATCATATTGCCCATTTTCTTTTTGAGCTCTTCAAAAAGTTGTGCTCCTTGTTCGAGCTCAAGCATACCACCTCCACCTGCACTGGAGATTTCCTGTAGCAAACTTCGGTTGGGTTTTGTTTTGATCAATTCTCCATTCTTATCGCGTTTAAAGGCTTCCGCCGCGCCTGGAGGATTGGGCACGTAGGCTCCTTCTTCTGTTCCAATGGGGATGCTCACTATGCTGATTCCTTCCTCAGCAGCTTGCTTAGCCAACTCGAGAGATTCTCCTTCATGATCCTCACCATCACTGATTAATATCAACAATTTATGATAACCATCTTTTTTCGGAAATGACTTCATGGCCATTTTGATGGCACTTGAAATGGAAGTTCCCGGTGAAGGCATAGAGGCAGGTGTCAACATTTCTGACAAAAGCTGAATGGTTGCGATGTCCGTTGTGAGGGGTGATTGAAGATAAGCATCACCTGCAAAACTGATCAACCCAATTTTGTCGGCCGCAAAATTTTCAGTAAGCTGTTTAATCAACAATTTCGAACGCGCAAGACGTGAAGGTCTGATGTCCGATGCTTCCATACTTTGTGAAACATCCAACGCAATAAATATTTCCGCACTTTGTGATTTGACCTTTTCTCTTTTTTGACCAAATTGAGGATTGGCCAATGCAATGATGATTAAAAAAAAGGAAGTACTGAGAAAAATAAATTTTCGCAACTCTGATGAGCCATCAAACGAGGCTGATCTTTTTAATTGAACCAGATTCCCTAAACTGGTCCATAATTTTTGGGATCTCTTTTGAAACAAGATTCGCATTACCCACAACAATGGTAACAATACCATCAATAACATATACCCTATCTCTTCTATCCTAAACATCTTTCAAAGGCATTAAAGGATTTAACAAACTACCAAGCAACCATTGCAATAAAATGAGTATCACACCCACTAATACAAATGGTCTGAACTCATCTGAATATCTTCGGAATGTCTTGACTTCAATTTTAGTTTTTTCCAATGCATCAATTTCACTGTAGATTTCCTTTAACTGTTCCGTATTGGTTGCACGATAATATTTTCCTCCGGTGTATGAACTAATTTTTGTCAGCAGACTTTCATCGATGTTGACGGGCGCCATGCCAAAAACAAATTCGCCATTCGCCTGTCGGCCAATTGGAGAATAGGCCTCTCCCGTACTTCCTACACCGATGGAATAAATTTTTATGCGGTACACTTTTGCCAATTCAGCTGCCAGATCAGGACTGATTTCTCCTGCATTATTTACACCGTCTGTAATTAAAATAATCACTTTACTGCTGGTCAGACTGTCATCTTTTAAACGATTCACCGCGGTGGACAATCCCATTCCGATTGCCGTACCATCCTCCAAAAAACCACATTCCAATTGTCCCAACAAATGATTCAAAACATTGTGGTCTACTGTAAGCGGACATTGTGTAAAACCTTCCCCGGAGAATCCTACAAGACCAATGCGGTCATATGATCTTTTGTCAATAAAATCTTTGGCCACCAGCTTACTCACCTCAAGTCTGTTGGGTTTAAAATCCTGAGACAGCATACTGGAAGATAAATCCATGACCAGAAAGATATCAATGCCGTCTGCTTCTATTTTCTCTTCACGCAATACCCACTGTGGTCTGGCCAAAGCCAATATAAAAAATCCAAGTGCCAGAATCTTGAAATAAGGTAATATGCGCAACAGATAAATCTTCCAGCTACTTCGTAACGGTAAATGCATCAAAGTAGGAAAAACCAATTCTACTTCCTGTCTTTTCTCATTTCTTATTCTGCGAAGCCACAAAAATGGCAATATGCCCAGCAGTAAGAGCATCCAGGGATTTTGCCATTCCAATTGACTGAACCAGTTGATCATAATTCCTTATAATTCAAAATGAGCTTTTGTTGTTTGCTTAAACCAAATAATCCCGATTGAATGAGCCTTTCATTTTTCCAAAAAGCGATGATCATCAGGAAGGGAAGAAAAACAGCAATAAACGGAAGTGCCATGACAATCAGCATCACTCTCAGCGCAGGTTGATCGGTTTTATCTACCAGATTCTTGTGCCATCTGAATAATTGCCCAACCTTTCTTTCATGAAGCAGTACCCATTGTTTTGGCAATGAGAATGTATTTTTATTTACCAAACCGGATATCAATACAAATTCTTTATGTCCAAATGGGCCGATCAAATCCAAGAGGTTTTTTGGTACCTCCTCTTGTGGATTTTCGAATTGAGAAGCTAATTCACTACCTAATATTTTTTCAAATGTTTTTTTGTTTTGCACATCCAGCATTCTTCCTATTGAATCATTTGATTCCATAAACATTCGCATAAAATCCAAATAATGCTGATGCTTACTGATGTCCAGGTGAAGGTTGGCGAATTTTACCAAATCGATTTCCTTCAATGCAATTTTAAGATCCTGCAAATGCTTGTAATCCATTCCTGAATGGGTCATCTTTTCTATCAATTCTTCGGTCGTTGACTCCAAAGCTGGAAGATAGAAGGCATCAGAAATATACTTTCTTACAATATCGGTCAAGCGATCATAATAAATTTTAATTTCTCCTTGCTGCCAAAGTTTCAGTGAATTTAATTCATCCAGGTTCCGCAACGCTTTCTGCAATGCGGTTTCCTGAATTTTGTATTCAATAGTTCCGGGTGAAATGCTGTCTGCTTTAAAAAATAAATACAAAAGAAAGAGCATCCCTGCCAGGACTAAAATGCCTCCGATTAAATAATATGGAAAATAATTTGGAGCATCTGTTTCAATAATATCTTTGATGGGCCTCAATTCCTGGAGGCTATCAGGAACAAAAGAAACATCCAATTGCAATGGATTACTGACCACGGAATCATTTCTGTAGTGGATGTTGAATGCAGGAATAAGGTACTGTCCGCTGTCAAATACTGTAAATCGAATTTTACGTTCATAGGATTTGTCAGGGAGTTGTTGCCAGCTGCCCTTTTCCAGAATTTCCATCCACGAAAGCGTATCTACATAGGCTAAAGGATCCACCTGAAATTCCAGACTCTTGCTTTTTTGTGTGAGTATTTGTTGGTCTCCAATGAACATGAAGGTTGAATCGAGCGATTGTTTAAAATCAACTTGCGCATGCATTGATTGCATGAAGCACAACCGAATAAAAATCAAAAGTAAAACTGACCTGATGCTCATTTACTCCTTCTTTTAAAAAACTGCAACAAAGTGGATATATATGAATTTCTGATGTCAATGGCCAGAAAATCGGCCTTGCTTTTCACGAAAGCAGTCTTTGTCTTTTGCTGATGTGCGCTCTGCAAACTTTCATGTGCTCTTATCCAATGTTGGTCTGCCGTATCCATCGTCATGCGACTTCCGTTCTCGGCATCCACCAAATGAATGAGCCCTACATTTTTCATGCTGATTTCGAGAGGATCCAAAATTTGAATGCCAATCACATCATGCCTTTTAGCAACAATCCTGAGAGTGGTTTCAGGAATTGAAAGTTGGAAATCGGACAACACAAAACAAATACATCTTTTATGCAAAACCCCATTCAAGTATTGCAGTGGCACATCCAAATTGCTTTCTGCTTTTTGATTCCTCGGTATCACTATTTCTCGGATGATTCTCAGAATATGTTGCCTGCCTTTCTTAGGCGGAATGTAAAGATGCACCTGATCGCTGAATAATATGAGACCTACCTTATCCTGATTTTGTGTGGCGGAGAATGCCAGTACGGCGGCAATTTCCGTAATCCACGCTGCTTTGGATTGTTCTGTGGTTCCGAAATAGGTAGATTTGCTGACATCTATCATCAGCATGAGCGTAAGTTCTCTTTCTTCTTCATAAACCTTCACAAAAGTCTGTCCGGCACGTGCAGTAACGTTCCAGTCTATGTGTCGCACATCATCTCCTGCCACATATTCCCGCACTTCTGAAAACGACATCCCCCGTCCTTTAAAAACGCTGTGGTAGGCACCTGAAAAAATCTGTCTACTCAAGCCCTTTGTCTTGATTTCAATCTGCCTTACTTTCTTTAAGAGTTCCTGTACTTCCATAATTTACCAAATTCTCTTCAAAGGCCCTGATCTTCTTAATTTATCCTGCACCTTGCTGTAGGGTAGAAAAATTTTATATTCACCCCACAACGGACTGCGTTGGGTGGAAAAACATATTCCGGTAGGAAGAAGTGTCCAGTTACTAAATGGATCAAGTAAAATAAAGTGATTCAATTTTTCATTGTTCACTTCCAAATATTGATTTTTAGTTTCTTCAAGAAAACCATGCAGGATGTTTTCAAACTGTTCATCTTTATCAAAAATATCCCCCAGAGAAATTTCATCTCCATTTCTTCTATTAAAATTCAATGGAGAAAATTGTATGCCTTTTTGTCCGGGCCATCTGATCTGCAAAGTGCCGCTGATAAAATACTCATTTACCCAATCCAGTTGGACACCGAAAGAATATACTTTGTGGTTTTCTTCTGGAGCAGACACCTCTGTAAAAACTTTGGTTAACCAGGATTGGGTAATGATGGTCAGCCATTTATTAAAACCTTTGTCTTCCAGCGCGATTTTTTTCATATTGGCTGATGTCCTGTCCTGCGTCAGATTGCTGCAAGTGAAATTTACTGCGTTTGCCAGATTAAATATCATATTGTTTGGGAACATGATACTGTCAGTGATCAATTTGAATTGACCTTGTTTCTCAAATTTAAGTTCAGCATTAAATTTAGAAGCTTGGTTGCATTGACGCACATTTAATTCTATCCAGTTGCAATTAACGTCTTTACAATTTCCCTTAAACCAAAAAAGTGTAGAGTCTTTTATGCAACCGATGTATCCGGAGACTCTTGCATCTTCATAACATTGAAGGTGCAAAAAATAATTGTTGTCAGCTGTTCTGAACTCACGATAACTCAGCCCCGGAGGACATTCTGAATTAATCATGGTGGTGCGGGGTGTTTGTTTTAACTGCAGAAGATATCCCGAACTTTTATCCTGCTTCATCACCTCTGACTGCAGAATACTGTCCTTGTACATCCCCACCATTTGTCCCCATTTTTTGCCGGAGGTATCAGATAAAATGCATTTCAAATCCTGGCGATGGTACTTTCCTTCCAGCGTCAATTTTTCTCCAGTATTCATGTTCTGAATAAATCCTTTCCATTCACGTTGATCATTTCCAAGTGTCAGAATAATTTTGTGACCCAGGTTATTGTCTCCAATGTATTGATTAATCCAAACCCCTAAATCCTTATTCAAAAAAAGATTTTTAACTTCTTCAATTCGCTGATCAGCTTGTGCGGACATTGGATGATACATCCCCCCCAGCCAAGCACACAAGGTCATTGTATATACAATTTTTTTCAAAGAAGGCGTCATGATAAGCTTGATAAGTTTTGGATACTAGGGCACCTCCACTTTCGACAATATCCGGGAAATAATATTTTCCTGATTGATGTTCTCGGCCTCTGCTTCATAACTCAGTCCTATGCGATGTCTGAGAATGTCTTTCACCACATTCTGTATATCGTCCGGAATG is a window of Candidatus Vicinibacter affinis DNA encoding:
- a CDS encoding VWA domain-containing protein; amino-acid sequence: MEWQNPWMLLLLGILPFLWLRRIRNEKRQEVELVFPTLMHLPLRSSWKIYLLRILPYFKILALGFFILALARPQWVLREEKIEADGIDIFLVMDLSSSMLSQDFKPNRLEVSKLVAKDFIDKRSYDRIGLVGFSGEGFTQCPLTVDHNVLNHLLGQLECGFLEDGTAIGMGLSTAVNRLKDDSLTSSKVIILITDGVNNAGEISPDLAAELAKVYRIKIYSIGVGSTGEAYSPIGRQANGEFVFGMAPVNIDESLLTKISSYTGGKYYRATNTEQLKEIYSEIDALEKTKIEVKTFRRYSDEFRPFVLVGVILILLQWLLGSLLNPLMPLKDV
- a CDS encoding gliding motility-associated C-terminal domain-containing protein; the protein is MDLGSEEQLLLTINIDPSKIKSVEWSPVAGLSCSDCLNPVAKPLVNTDYTVKVIDENGCESISLIKVKVKTPDVYVPNVFAPNGDNIHDRVFVYGPDNEVIKINVFQIFDRWGEKVFEIKNTFPNLPDHGWDGNFKGQKCNPGVYVYWVEVEALNGKKWTLKGDVTLLR
- a CDS encoding tetratricopeptide repeat protein is translated as MKILILFLWFSSGFLLAQNPEMWSRKADKLYRDSNFLEAEEMYRKVNGIKPYFDQQFNIGNSLYQQGRLDEAKSAYEKSLGQEGADDQKKSNAFYNLGNTHFAKKEYDKSVEAYKQSLKLNPRDKETKINLAQALQQQRIQQQQQQQQQQQQQQQQQQQQQQQQQQQQQQQQKDKKSPEEKPDAEENQSPSNGDLKKDEAEQLLKMVDDKDKKVKEKLQRMNRKKERREKDW
- a CDS encoding VWA domain-containing protein, which gives rise to MFRIEEIGYMLLMVLLPLLWVMRILFQKRSQKLWTSLGNLVQLKRSASFDGSSELRKFIFLSTSFFLIIIALANPQFGQKREKVKSQSAEIFIALDVSQSMEASDIRPSRLARSKLLIKQLTENFAADKIGLISFAGDAYLQSPLTTDIATIQLLSEMLTPASMPSPGTSISSAIKMAMKSFPKKDGYHKLLILISDGEDHEGESLELAKQAAEEGISIVSIPIGTEEGAYVPNPPGAAEAFKRDKNGELIKTKPNRSLLQEISSAGGGGMLELEQGAQLFEELKKKMGNMMKKDLSYQSFNDYESYYQWPLFLALLLLILDGFFNYKKAL
- a CDS encoding DUF58 domain-containing protein is translated as MEVQELLKKVRQIEIKTKGLSRQIFSGAYHSVFKGRGMSFSEVREYVAGDDVRHIDWNVTARAGQTFVKVYEEERELTLMLMIDVSKSTYFGTTEQSKAAWITEIAAVLAFSATQNQDKVGLILFSDQVHLYIPPKKGRQHILRIIREIVIPRNQKAESNLDVPLQYLNGVLHKRCICFVLSDFQLSIPETTLRIVAKRHDVIGIQILDPLEISMKNVGLIHLVDAENGSRMTMDTADQHWIRAHESLQSAHQQKTKTAFVKSKADFLAIDIRNSYISTLLQFFKRRSK